Within Nosocomiicoccus ampullae, the genomic segment TTTTTTTCTTGCTGTTTCTAACGTCGCTTCGATTTCTTTAGGGTGATGAGCATAGTCATCCACTATAATATAATTTTTTAATTTCGTCTCAGAAAAACGACGTTTAACCCCACCGTATGTTAAGAATGCTGATTTAATATTTTCAAAATCTAGACCTTCTAAATAGCATACCGCGAGTACCGAAAGTGAGTTTAAAATTAAATGATCACCAAACATCGGAATTAAAAATTCGTCTATATACTCATTTTTTATATAAAGTTCGAAACGAGTACCCTCGTCTAAAACTTCAACGTTTCTCGCCTCTACTGTATAGTCTCCTTCAATTCCGTATGTGTAGATTGGAATATCTAGACTAATATCTTCAATATACTGATCTCCACCATATGCAATAACAGCCTTTTTAACTTGCTTTGCCATCGATTTAAAGGCAGATACAACATCATGAATATCTTCAAAATAATCTGGATGGTCAAAGTCAATGTTTGTAATAATTGCGTAATCTGGGTGATAGGCTAAGAAGTGACGACGATATTCACAGGATTCAAATGCAAAATAATCCGCATTATTTTTACCAACACCTGTCCCATCACCAATTAGATAAGTCGTTTCTTTATCACCATTCATAACATGACTAAGCAACCCTGTTGTCGACGTTTTACCATGCGAACCTGTGACAGCGATTGAAGTGTAGTCTTCCATAAAATTTGATAAAAATTCATGATAACGAATGACTGGATATCCTTTATCATATGCTTTTTTAATTTCTATATGATCATCGTTAAACGCGTTGCCTGCGATATAAGTATATCCTTCGACAATATTTTCAGCAGAAAATGGTAAGATTTTAATGCCTTTTTCTTTTAATTGATATTCTGTAAATACTTCGCTTGTAATATCTGATCCTTGAACTTCATGTCCTAGATCAAAAAGCACTTGAGCAAGTGCACTCATGCCTGCACCCTTTATTCCTATAAAGTGATATTTCTTCACAATTACACCTTACTTTCATCAGCTGGGTTAGTTAGATATTTAACGATATTATCTAATACCTCATCAGTTACAGTACCGATATTTAAGCGTACTGGACGATTTGAAGTTGAAATTGTAACGAGACAGTCATTTCCTTCAAACAGTTTATCAGCACCTTCAATAACTCTATTATTCTTATCATAATACGAAATTTTAGTCTGAATTAAATTAAGTAGTTGATATTTAATCGATGCATCTGTATTTGTATGATTTAGTACTAAGTGAATACCTAAAGCTTTACCCTGTTTTAATATTTGTAAAATTTGCCTGATAACTTCAGGGTTATTACGTTCAAAAATTTTATCGACTTCATCGATATATACAATAATTGAGCTTTTACGTGATTCTTGCTTAACACGTGTATTAAAGCTTTGAATATTACGTACATGTGCCCTTCTAAATTGAACGTTACGGCGATTCAACTCATCTATTATATCACTTAATGCATCATTATCGTTAACTGAT encodes:
- the murC gene encoding UDP-N-acetylmuramate--L-alanine ligase — protein: MKKYHFIGIKGAGMSALAQVLFDLGHEVQGSDITSEVFTEYQLKEKGIKILPFSAENIVEGYTYIAGNAFNDDHIEIKKAYDKGYPVIRYHEFLSNFMEDYTSIAVTGSHGKTSTTGLLSHVMNGDKETTYLIGDGTGVGKNNADYFAFESCEYRRHFLAYHPDYAIITNIDFDHPDYFEDIHDVVSAFKSMAKQVKKAVIAYGGDQYIEDISLDIPIYTYGIEGDYTVEARNVEVLDEGTRFELYIKNEYIDEFLIPMFGDHLILNSLSVLAVCYLEGLDFENIKSAFLTYGGVKRRFSETKLKNYIIVDDYAHHPKEIEATLETARKKYKNRKVVAVFQPHTFSRTEKFLDEFAHSLKEADKVYIVDIFGSARESSGNLSSEDLVKLIPEAELLTETKIKDLDQHEDSVIIFMGAGDIQKYEKRFTELIS